From Natator depressus isolate rNatDep1 chromosome 7, rNatDep2.hap1, whole genome shotgun sequence, the proteins below share one genomic window:
- the POLA2 gene encoding DNA polymerase alpha subunit B isoform X3, whose protein sequence is MGSVCVEELLEDLKVFGVGYEEEAVPDKLVELCMTHRLAQSDLANELVAFTTTKEDGSRLTVEILNVFEHEVLNKRVTKAHQKKDNRYSGIKDINTIQGLIDVEEEEENLLDAYTTPSKGSQKRNITTPETPRSKRTLSTRSPHLLFSPNSFSPSATPSQKYGSRSNRGEVVTSFGSVQGTSWSGKGGHGSSVKLFGPPEQSLTKSYKFMFQKFHDIREVLSWKIEELGDALKKHYKIEEFTSVLVPAQEPVTVLGQIACDSNGKLNAKSVILEGDREHSSGGQVPVDLSELKEYSLFPGQVVVMESINSTGAKLVASKLYEGVPLPFYQSTEQAEDLELQMVLFACGPYTTSDSITYDPMLDLIDIINKDKPDVCILFGPFLDAKHEQVENGQLIGSFEDIFKHCLKMIIEGTRSAGSQLVFVPSLRDVHHDYIYPQPPFSCYELSKDDKQRVHFVSDPCTLAINGVIFGLTSTDLLFHMSAEEISRMS, encoded by the exons ATGGGGTCGGTCTGTGTCGAGGAGCTGCTGGAGGATCTCAAGGTCTTCGGGGTGGGCTACGAAGAGGAGGCGGTGCCCGACAAAC TGGTTGAACTATGCATGACGCACAGACTGGCACAGAGTGACTTGGCTAATGAATTAGTTGCCTTCACTACAACTAAAGAAGACGGGTCTCGTCTCACTGTAGAGATTCTGAATGTCTTTGAACATGAA GTACTCAACAAAAGAGTTACTAAAGCTCATCAAAAAAAGGACAACAGATACTCCGGAATCAAGGATATCAACACCATTCAGGGACT CATTGACgtagaggaggaagaggagaacctCTTAGATGCCTACACAACACCGTCAAAG GGCTCTCAGAAACGGAACATAACGACACCAGAAACTCCACGGTCTAAAAGGACTTTATCCACCCGTAGCCCCCACCTGCTTTTCTCTCCAAACAGCTTCTCACCAAG TGCTACTCCCTCTCAGAAGTATGGCTCCCGGAGCAACCGAGGTGAGGTGGTAACCTCATTTGGCTCTGTGCAGGGCACATCCTGGAGTGGAAAAGGAGGCCACGGATCAAGTGTGAAGCTCTTTGGTCCACCAGAACAGTCGCTAACCAAGAGTTACAAATTCATGTTCCAAAAGTTTCATGACATCCGGGAAG TACTGTCCTGGAAGATAGAAGAACTCGGGGATGCACTGAAGAAACATTACAAGATCGAGGAGTTCACTTCTGTGTTAGTCCCTGCACAG GAACCGGTCACTGTGCTGGGACAGATTGCCTGTGACAGCAACGGAAAACTGAATGCCAAGTCAGTCATTCTAGAAGGGGATCGAGAACACTCTTCAGGAGGGCAAGTTCCTGTGGATTTATCAGAACTGAAAGAATACTCCCTCTTTCCAGGACAG GTTGTGGTGATGGAGAGTATTAACAGTacgggtgcaaaactggttgcaTCTAAGCTGTACGAG GGGGTGCCTCTTCCTTTCTACCAATCTACAGAGCAAGCTGAAG ATTTGGAGCTGCAAATGGTCTTGTTTGCTTGTGGGCCCTACACAACTTCCGACAGCATCACCTATGACCCTATGTTGGATCTGATTGATATTATCAACAAAGACAAGCCAGATGTCTGCATCCTG TTTGGTCCTTTTCTCGATGCTAAACACGAGCAAGTTGAG AATGGTCAACTTATTGGATCATTTGAGGATATCTTTAAACATTGTCTGAAGATGATAATTGAAGGGACAAGAAG TGCTGGTTCACAGCTCGTGTTTGTACCATCGCTGAGAGACGTGCACCATGACTACATATATCCTCAGCCGCCTTTCAGCTGCTATGAGCTGTCTAAAGATGACAAACAG CGAGTACACTTTGTGTCCGACCCCTGCACTCTGGCAATAAATGGAGTCATCTTTGGCCTGACTTCCACAGACCTGCTCTTCCATATGAGTGCTGAAGAGATTAGCAG
- the POLA2 gene encoding DNA polymerase alpha subunit B isoform X2 produces the protein MGSVCVEELLEDLKVFGVGYEEEAVPDKLVELCMTHRLAQSDLANELVAFTTTKEDGSRLTVEILNVFEHEVLNKRVTKAHQKKDNRYSGIKDINTIQGLIDVEEEEENLLDAYTTPSKGSQKRNITTPETPRSKRTLSTRSPHLLFSPNSFSPSATPSQKYGSRSNRGEVVTSFGSVQGTSWSGKGGHGSSVKLFGPPEQSLTKSYKFMFQKFHDIREVLSWKIEELGDALKKHYKIEEFTSVLVPAQEPVTVLGQIACDSNGKLNAKSVILEGDREHSSGGQVPVDLSELKEYSLFPGQVVVMESINSTGAKLVASKLYEGVPLPFYQSTEQAEDLELQMVLFACGPYTTSDSITYDPMLDLIDIINKDKPDVCILFGPFLDAKHEQVENGQLIGSFEDIFKHCLKMIIEGTRSAGSQLVFVPSLRDVHHDYIYPQPPFSCYELSKDDKQRVHFVSDPCTLAINGVIFGLTSTDLLFHMSAEEISSSSGVSDRFTRILKHVLTQRRDTADSTMHKP, from the exons ATGGGGTCGGTCTGTGTCGAGGAGCTGCTGGAGGATCTCAAGGTCTTCGGGGTGGGCTACGAAGAGGAGGCGGTGCCCGACAAAC TGGTTGAACTATGCATGACGCACAGACTGGCACAGAGTGACTTGGCTAATGAATTAGTTGCCTTCACTACAACTAAAGAAGACGGGTCTCGTCTCACTGTAGAGATTCTGAATGTCTTTGAACATGAA GTACTCAACAAAAGAGTTACTAAAGCTCATCAAAAAAAGGACAACAGATACTCCGGAATCAAGGATATCAACACCATTCAGGGACT CATTGACgtagaggaggaagaggagaacctCTTAGATGCCTACACAACACCGTCAAAG GGCTCTCAGAAACGGAACATAACGACACCAGAAACTCCACGGTCTAAAAGGACTTTATCCACCCGTAGCCCCCACCTGCTTTTCTCTCCAAACAGCTTCTCACCAAG TGCTACTCCCTCTCAGAAGTATGGCTCCCGGAGCAACCGAGGTGAGGTGGTAACCTCATTTGGCTCTGTGCAGGGCACATCCTGGAGTGGAAAAGGAGGCCACGGATCAAGTGTGAAGCTCTTTGGTCCACCAGAACAGTCGCTAACCAAGAGTTACAAATTCATGTTCCAAAAGTTTCATGACATCCGGGAAG TACTGTCCTGGAAGATAGAAGAACTCGGGGATGCACTGAAGAAACATTACAAGATCGAGGAGTTCACTTCTGTGTTAGTCCCTGCACAG GAACCGGTCACTGTGCTGGGACAGATTGCCTGTGACAGCAACGGAAAACTGAATGCCAAGTCAGTCATTCTAGAAGGGGATCGAGAACACTCTTCAGGAGGGCAAGTTCCTGTGGATTTATCAGAACTGAAAGAATACTCCCTCTTTCCAGGACAG GTTGTGGTGATGGAGAGTATTAACAGTacgggtgcaaaactggttgcaTCTAAGCTGTACGAG GGGGTGCCTCTTCCTTTCTACCAATCTACAGAGCAAGCTGAAG ATTTGGAGCTGCAAATGGTCTTGTTTGCTTGTGGGCCCTACACAACTTCCGACAGCATCACCTATGACCCTATGTTGGATCTGATTGATATTATCAACAAAGACAAGCCAGATGTCTGCATCCTG TTTGGTCCTTTTCTCGATGCTAAACACGAGCAAGTTGAG AATGGTCAACTTATTGGATCATTTGAGGATATCTTTAAACATTGTCTGAAGATGATAATTGAAGGGACAAGAAG TGCTGGTTCACAGCTCGTGTTTGTACCATCGCTGAGAGACGTGCACCATGACTACATATATCCTCAGCCGCCTTTCAGCTGCTATGAGCTGTCTAAAGATGACAAACAG CGAGTACACTTTGTGTCCGACCCCTGCACTCTGGCAATAAATGGAGTCATCTTTGGCCTGACTTCCACAGACCTGCTCTTCCATATGAGTGCTGAAGAGATTAGCAG